The sequence TGCGCCGCGCCGGTTCGTTCGTTGAATTATACTAGTTTTAATTCTTGTTAACCCAGTATGACTGACACCAACATGGAGTTGCGCTCAATTGAAAAAGCCACCAGCGCCATCGCCGACAAGTACCGCCTGTCGATCCTGATGCAATTGGCCAAGCAGGAAACCATGACCAGTTCCGACGTGCAGGAGCTGACGGGCCTCTCGCAGCCCTGCGTGTCGCACCACGTCAAGCAGCTGACCGACAGCGGGCTAGTGGAAGCCCAAAAAGAAGGGCGTAACCTGTTTCTGCGCCTTAACAAACCGGCTTTGCAGGAATTGGGTGAGTTTCTGAAAAACCTCGGCTAAAATTTTTCAGCAACACATCCAAACTTTTAAATCTTTAAATAGGTTGTCCATCCGAATCGTACTAACCAAATCAACATGGCAACACAGCTTTTCGAACCTGCCCAATTGGGTAATCTGACCCTTTCTAACCATATCGTGATGGCCCCCATGACCCGCAACCGGGCCACGGCGAGCCACGACGTGACCGACATCATGGCTACGTATTACGCGCAACGGGCATCGGCCGGTCTGATCGTAACGGAAGGCATTGCGCCGTCGCCCAATGGAAACGGTTACGCCCGGGTGCCGGGTATCTACACCGCCCAGCAGGTAGCCGGTTGGAAACAGGTAACCGATGCTGTCCACGCGGAAGGCGGTCGTATTTTTGCCCAGTTGATGCACACGGGGCGGGTAGGTCATCCGGTCAATATGCACGAAGGCGCACAGATTCTGGCCCCGTCGGCCGTCGCTGCTGCCGGCCAGATTTACACCGATGAGCAGGGCATGCAGGATCACCCCACGCCCGAAGCCTTCACCATTGACCAGATCAAAGCCACCATCCAGGAGTTTGTTACCGCCTCGAAAAACGCTATTGAAGCCGGTTTCGACGGCGTCGAACTGCACGGCGCTAACGGTTACCTGATCGAGCAGTTCCTGCGCAGCACCAGCAACCAACGTACCGACGAATATGGCGGTAGCGTAGAGAACAACGCCCGGTTTGCGCTGGAAATCGCCGAGGCTGTATCGACCGCCATCGGCAAGGAGAAAGTAGGCATTCGCCTCTCGCCCTATGGCGTGTTCAACGACATGCCCTACGATCCGGCTTTCGACGCCCTTTACCATTACCTCGCCAAACAACTGAACGACCACGTGGTGTACGTGCACCTCGTCGATCACGAAAGCATGGGCGCGCCAGCCGTAGCCCCGGCAATCGTTGACGCTGTTCGCGAGCATTACACAGGTACCCTCATACTGAGCGGTGGCTACACCGCCGAAACGGCCGAAGCCGCCCTCGAAAGTGGCCGCGCCAACCTGGTCGCGTTTGGTCGTCCGTTCATTTCAAACCCGGATCTGGTTGAACGCCTGAAAACCGGTGCCGACCTGAACCAGCCCGACTTCTCGACCTTCTATTCGCCTGGCGAAAAAGGCTATACCGACTACCCGACCCTGGCCGAAGTGTCCGCCTAAGTCAGGTACGTTTCCAATAAATGTAAAAAGGCCCGTCGCAAGCGACGGGCCTTTTTTGTGCTCTAGGTGGTGAATCAGGGACGTACCCGGTAGATACGATAGCCATCGCCCCCCGGCGGACCGTCGATTTCTTTGACCACCTCCACCTGTCGGCCATGCTCGGCTACGATGTCGAGGAAGGGGCGGCAATAGAAATCACGAAAACGGGCCACTTCACCGGGTTTCATCGGGTTGGTCGTGTCGATAAATAGGTATTCACCCGGTTTCGCCAGGAATTTTTGGGCAAATTCCGCATGGTCTTTCGCCCGAATAGTCAGGAACTTGTGCGTGACGTTGAAGAGATACGCCAGCTCGTAATACTTATCGGGCTGTTGTGTCATCGTGATCAACTGCGTGGTGCAGGCCCCGCCCACAATGACGAATTTCTGGTTCTGCGGGCGCGCATACTCGATCAGTTGGTTGATCGCCGCCCCGTGCAGGAACGGCTGCCGACGCAGGCCTTTGATCATAAAGAATTGCGTGGCCAGCACCAGCCCGAACAACCCCGCTACCGTCAGCCCCATGCCGATCCGGGATGCCGTTGCCGGACCAGGCAGACGTGCCCACAGCCACCGGATGGCGTACAGCCCGGACAGCGTAGCAAACGGGTAGACGGCAAAAATGTGCCAGCCATAGCGGGCCCGTTCGGTCACAAACATCTGTGCCAGCAGTGCAAACAGAATGGCCGTCGAGAACAAAAACAGGCGATCCTGCGCCGCTAGGGGGCCAATCAGCCGGGCGCGGAGCAGCAACGTACCCGCCACGACCACCGACGTACCCAGCAGTAACGTCGCCACGATGGGCTGAACGGAAAAGAGCCACTGCGGCCAGCCGCCAAAGCCAAACCAGTAGGTATACACCATCAAGCCCGAGCCGCCCATGACGTCGCCAAACAGGTCGAAGACGCGGAAGAAGGGTTCGGCCAGCCCTTTTTCGTTGCCGATTTTCTGGCCAAATACATCGAACAGCCGGTTAGCGACGAGCAGATACGCCACGGCCAGCAGGTACGTTCCTCCGATCGCCAGCAGAGCCTGCGTCCGTTTCGCCAGTCGTGCCTGCTGCCACCAGTCGAACGCCCAGCGCCCGTAGGCCACCACCAGCCCCACGTAGAAGGCGTTGATGTACCAGATGAAATTGAGTTTGTTGAACTGCCCCAACAACAAGACCACGCCAATCCATATAACGTAACGTACCCGGCTTGTTTGAACAAAGCGCAGCCATAAGGCGATCGACGCGATTTTGAGAAACAGCTCGATGGCGTTAGGGCCGGTATCAAAGCGGGTGTAATGGACAAAGCTCGCGTCGAAGGCCAGAAAAAAAACGACCACCAGCGCCATCAGCCAACCCCATTCGCGCCGGACAAGGTCGGCCAGCCAGCATAGCCCCCCGATTGTGAGCAGCGCCATTGGCAGGCGAATCGACCAGATCGACACGCCAAACAGCTTGAAAATCGGGTAATAGAGCCAGGCTTTGAGTGCCCCGATGTAGTCCATCAGCAGAATAGGTACGTCGCCCCACTTCACAAAGTTGAACAGGTCGGGGTCGACGCCGCCCAGCGCCGCGTTGCAGAACAGCAGTTCGTCGTAGCCGAGCGGAATGCCCGTAAGCCGATAACAGGCAAAAACGAGGTAGATAGCGGCGGCAAGGCCCAGCAGGAGGTAATAGAAGGCAGGCTGAGGCGAAGAAACAGAAACGGTGGCGTGAGACCGCGCAGGATCAGATA comes from Fibrella aestuarina BUZ 2 and encodes:
- a CDS encoding ArsR/SmtB family transcription factor, whose product is MTDTNMELRSIEKATSAIADKYRLSILMQLAKQETMTSSDVQELTGLSQPCVSHHVKQLTDSGLVEAQKEGRNLFLRLNKPALQELGEFLKNLG
- a CDS encoding alkene reductase; translation: MATQLFEPAQLGNLTLSNHIVMAPMTRNRATASHDVTDIMATYYAQRASAGLIVTEGIAPSPNGNGYARVPGIYTAQQVAGWKQVTDAVHAEGGRIFAQLMHTGRVGHPVNMHEGAQILAPSAVAAAGQIYTDEQGMQDHPTPEAFTIDQIKATIQEFVTASKNAIEAGFDGVELHGANGYLIEQFLRSTSNQRTDEYGGSVENNARFALEIAEAVSTAIGKEKVGIRLSPYGVFNDMPYDPAFDALYHYLAKQLNDHVVYVHLVDHESMGAPAVAPAIVDAVREHYTGTLILSGGYTAETAEAALESGRANLVAFGRPFISNPDLVERLKTGADLNQPDFSTFYSPGEKGYTDYPTLAEVSA
- a CDS encoding glycosyltransferase family 39 protein: MHHVSDPARSHATVSVSSPQPAFYYLLLGLAAAIYLVFACYRLTGIPLGYDELLFCNAALGGVDPDLFNFVKWGDVPILLMDYIGALKAWLYYPIFKLFGVSIWSIRLPMALLTIGGLCWLADLVRREWGWLMALVVVFFLAFDASFVHYTRFDTGPNAIELFLKIASIALWLRFVQTSRVRYVIWIGVVLLLGQFNKLNFIWYINAFYVGLVVAYGRWAFDWWQQARLAKRTQALLAIGGTYLLAVAYLLVANRLFDVFGQKIGNEKGLAEPFFRVFDLFGDVMGGSGLMVYTYWFGFGGWPQWLFSVQPIVATLLLGTSVVVAGTLLLRARLIGPLAAQDRLFLFSTAILFALLAQMFVTERARYGWHIFAVYPFATLSGLYAIRWLWARLPGPATASRIGMGLTVAGLFGLVLATQFFMIKGLRRQPFLHGAAINQLIEYARPQNQKFVIVGGACTTQLITMTQQPDKYYELAYLFNVTHKFLTIRAKDHAEFAQKFLAKPGEYLFIDTTNPMKPGEVARFRDFYCRPFLDIVAEHGRQVEVVKEIDGPPGGDGYRIYRVRP